Sequence from the Rhodococcus jostii RHA1 genome:
ACGAGGGTCGAATGCCACTGGCCGTCGGGGAAGAATTCCTTGTCGATACCGTCGGCGTCGAATCCGGCCATCGGGCCTGCCGCCAGACCCAGCGAGCGCACGGCGAGGATGAAGTAGCCGGCCTGGAGGGCGGCGTTGAAGTCCCCGGTCTGCTTGCGCATCGGTTCGTTCGCCTCGAACACGTCGCGGAGTTCGGGACGGAACGGCAACAGTGCCGGGATGTGGTCGTGGAAACGTGGGTCGACCGCGAGGACGGCGACGGCGGGCGCCGAGGCGGTCTTCGCCCTGTTGCCCTCGTTCATGTGCTCGACCAGACGAGCGCGGCCCTCGTCGGTGCGCACGAACAGGACCCGGAGCGGCTGCGTGTTGGCCGCCGTGGGCGCCCAGCGCGCGAGTTCCCAGATCTGCGCGAGTTCCTCGTCGCTCACCGGCGTCGGAGCGAAGCTGTTGGCGGTGCGCGCCTCCGTGTAGAGCAGCGCCCGTGCCGCCTCGTCGAGTCCTCTACCTGTAGAGATTGCGTGGCTCATCTACTCCCTTTCTGCTTGTTACTTCTAAAATACTAGTTGCAGGGCCGATGCTAGCACCATTGATAGGGTGGAGGTGTGGCTGACGACGGCGAAGTGACGCACGAACCCCGTGCCTGCGACGCGGCACTCGCTCGCGCCTTCACGTTCCTCGGCAAGCGCTGGAACGGTGTGATCCTCGGCGTGCTGATGGAGGGACCGTCCACGTTCTCCGAGTTACGCCGCGGAGTGGGCGGTATCAGCGATTCGGTGCTGTCCGACCGGCTCGCCGAATTGGCCGCGGCCGGACTCGTCCTGCGCTCGGTGGAGGAGGGCCCACCGGTCTCGGTCGCGTACGAACTCACGCCGGCGGGCCGAGCGCTCCTGCCGTCCCTGAACGCCCTGACGGCCTGGGCGCGCGAGAATCTGCCGGCATAGCCGGATTCAGACGAGGACGCGGACGGTCAGCGTCCGCCGCGTCGCAGGGTCACGCGATAGGTGTAGTGCTCGGGCAGGAAGTAACTGACCGCCAACTCGACGGTCCGCCCCTCCGAATCGGAGTAGAGACGGTCGACCCGCAGCATCGAATGGCCCTCGGGGCAGCCGAGTTCGCGGGCCACGTCCGCGGGGGCGGGCGCGACCGTGATCGATTGAGCCGCCTCGACGATGGGGCTGCGCAGGTGCGGCTCCAGCAGACCGATGATCGTGTACGCGCTGACGGCGCCCTCGGACATCTCGGGCGCGTCGACGACGAGCCGGGCGATCTCGTCGGGAAGGTACACGGTGGTCAGCACGAACGGGGTGTCGTCGTGGCGTCGCCGGAACACGACCGTGTGGACGAGGTCCGTGTCGAGGCGGAGCCTGCTCGCGGCCTCGATGTCGACCCGGCGGCGCAGCGGGGAGACCACCTCCATGGTCGTGTCCGTGGACAGATTCATCAGATCCTCGATCGACCCCAGCTGACGCAGGTATCGGCCGTCGGATTCCGCGGCGAACGTCCCGCGCCCCGGGACCCGGTAGACGATGCCCTCGGCTACCAGGTCCTGGAAGGCGCGTCGCACGGTCTGCCGGCTCACGCCGTGCTGTTCCGCGAGCTCGAATTCGGTAGGGAGCTTGAGGCCGCCGCGGTACTTGCCCGCGGCTATGTGCTCACGGAGCTGCTTCGACACCAGCTGGTACGCCGGCTCCGTCTCTCGTTCTCGTTCCCTACCGTTCATCGCGCACCGATCCTACGTGCAGGTTGCCGGACTACAGACCGCCCCGCGACACGAGTTGCGAGACGATGACGTTGCGTTGGATCTCGTTGGTGCCCTCGCCGACGATCATCAACGGGGCGTCCCGGAAGTACCGCTCGACGTCGTACTCGGTGGAATAGCCGTAGCCGCCGTGGATGCGCACCGCGTTCAGGGCGATGTCCATCGCCACCTCGGACGCGTACAGCTTCGCCATCCCGGCCTCCATGTCGCACCGGTCACCGCTGTCGTACTGCTCGGCCGCATGCCAGGTCAACTGCCGGGCCGCGGTCAGCTTGGTCGCCATGTCCGCCAGGTAGTTGCCGATCGACTGATGCTTCCAGATCGGCTTGCCGAAGCTCTCCCGCTGCTGCGCATACGCCAAAGAGTCCTCGAGCGCCGCCGTCGCCACACCCAGGGCCCGGCAGGCCACCTGGATGCGGCCGGTCTCGAGGCCCTTCATCATCTGCGCGAACCCCTTGCCCGCGGTGCCACCCAGGACCGCGTCCGACGAGATCCGGTAGTTGTCGAACGACAGCTCACACGTCTCGACGCCCTTGTAGCCGAGCTTGGGCAGATCCCGCGACACCGTCAGGCCGGGACCGTGCTCGACCAGGACGATCGAAATCCCCTTGTGCTTGGGGGACGCGGCCGGATCGGTCTTGCACAGCAGCGCGATCAGCCCGGACCGGCGGGCGTTGGAGATCCACGTCTTCGACCCGGAGATCACCAGATCGTCGCCGTCGGTCTTGGCGTTGGTGGACATCGCCTGCAGATCCGACCCGCCGCCGGGCTCGGTCAGCGCCATCGTGGCCCGGATCTCGCCGGTCGCCAACTTCGGCAGATACTGCCGCTTCTGCTCCTCGGTGCCGTACAGCGACAGCAGCTTCGCCACGACGGTGTGCCCACCCATCGCCCCGGCCAGGCTCATCCACCCGCGGGCCAGTTCCTGGGTCACCTGCGCGTAACAGGGCATCGACACCGGAGATCCGCCGTACTCCTCCGGGACCGCCAGACCGTAGATCCCGATCTGCTTCATCTGCTCGATCCACTTCTCGGGGTACTCGTTGGCGTGCTCCACCGCCTGCACCGTCGGCTTCACGTCGCGGTCGACGAAGGCGCGCACCGTCTCGACCAGGTACGCCTCTTCCTCGTTCAGCTTGCCCATCACTCCACCTCGCACTCGCACAACATTTGTACGGCCATAATCCGACAATGTCTGTTTAATGTCAACGATCGGTCTTGACATGACGGCTACGCCGCTGCCAGCATCAGCAGCGCAGCCCTACCGGGCTGGCCGTACATATCCAGCCCGAACCGGGCTCCCGGACCCTAGGAATGAAGCATCGTGCAGAACCTCACCCGCAGGCGCGCCGTTCTGGTGGCCCCCGGATCCGACGAACGCAAGGCCGTCAAGGCGCTCGCGTCGACCGCCGACGAGGTGGTCCTCGACCTCGAAGACGCCGTCGCCCCGGCCAGGAAGGCCGACGCCCGCGACCTCGTCCGCCGTCTCGTGCGCGAGTCCGCCGGTTCCCGCGCCGTCTCGGTCCGCATCAACGCGCTGACCACACCGTGGGCCGAGGACGACCTCGCCCTGTGTGCTTCCCTCGGCGCCGCCCTCACGAGCATCGTGGTTCCCAAGGCGGAGACGGCACAGGATCTGGCCCACGCCGATCAGGCTCTCTCCGGTACCGACATCGGGTTGCAGGCTCTCGTCGAAACTCCGGTCGGGGTGCAGAACATCGGCGACATCACCCGGTCCGTGGCCCGGCTCGAATCCGTCATCATCGGCTACGCCGATCTCGGGGCGGCCCTCGGCCGTTCCCGCTCCGCCCTCCCCGAACACTGGCTCGCGATCCAGGACGGCGTCCTCGTCGCCGCCCGCGCAGCCGGCATCCAGGCGATCGACGGACCGTTCCTCGGTATCGCCGACGACGACGCCTTCCGCCACTCGGCCGCATGGACCAGCGCGCTCGGGTTCGACGGGAAATGGGTCATCCACCCCGCCCAGGTCGAATCGGCCGCGTCGGCCTTCACCCCCACCGACACCGCAGTCGAGGACGCGCGCCGCGTGATCGACGCACTCGCCGCCGCCGAGGCCGCGGGCAGCGGGGCCGCGCAACTCGACGGGCAGATGCTCGACGAGGCCGTCGCGGTGGCCGCACGACGGGTCCTCGCCCAGGTAGGTGCGCAGTGACGATCACGCAGACGTACGTCGGTGGACCGTACTTCGACGAACTCGAGGTGGGGCAGGTGTTCGACACCGCCCCCGCCGTCACCCTGACCAGCGGCCTCGCCGCCGCGCATCAGGCCATCCTCGGCGACCGCCTGCGGCTGCCCCTCGACGCGCACCTGTCCCGGGCCGTCACCGGATCCGGGGACGCCGTGGCGAATCCCGGCCTCGTCTGCGACGTCGCCATCGGACAGTCCACGCTCGCCACGCACCACGTGAAGGCCAACCTGTTCTACCGCGGCCTCCGCTTCCACCACTTCCCGCACCTCGGCGACACCCTGTACACCCGCACCGAAGTAGTGGGCCTGCGCGAGAATTCGGCGAAGCCCGGACGCAAACCCACCGGGCTGGCGGCACTCCGGATGACGTCCACCGACCAGGACGGCCGCACCGTCCTCGACTTCTACCGCTGCGCCATGCTCCCGCTGAGCGAGAACCCCGACGAGGACCGCGTCCGCAAGTCCGACGACCTGTCCGCGATCGGTCCGCAGACGGAGCAGTCCTTCGCCGCACCCGAGGGCTGGGACCTCGACCGCTACCGCGACAAGGTTCCCGGACAGCACTTCTCGACCGACCTCGCCGGCACCGTCTTGCGGAGCAGCGGCGACGTGGTCTCGAGCGCCCCCGAACTGGCGCGCCTCACCCTCAACATCGCGGCCACCCATCACGACGAACGGGTCGGCGCGGACGGGCGGCTCGTCTATGGCGGGCACACCATCGGCATCGCGCTCGGGCAGGCCACGCGCGCGCTGCCCAACCTCGTCACGGTCCTGGGCTGGAAGTCCTGCGACCACACCGGTCCCGTCCACGAGGGCGACACCCTCACCAGCGAACTCGAAATCGAGAGCGCCGAGGCGTTGCCCGGCGGTGGCGGAGTTCTGCATCTGCGTTCACTCGTGTTCGCGCACAACGCCTCAGCGTCCGACGTTCCCGTCCTCGACTGGCGTTTCACCGCCCTCATGGCCTGACCTCCACCATCAAGGAGCTTCTCTCGTGACTGCCCACACTCCCCTTGCCGGACTTCGGATCGTCGAGGTCTCCAGCTTCATCGCGTCGCCCCTGTGCGGGCTGACGCTGTCTCAACTGGGGGCCGAGGTGATCCGGGTCGACCCCATCGGCGGCTCCGCCTGCTACAAGCGCTGGCCGGTCACGAGTGACGGTGAGAGCATCTACTGGACCGGTCTCAACCGCGGCAAGCGGTCCGTGGCCGTCGACATGCGCAGCCCCGAGGGGCAGCAGCTCGTCCAGCAACTGGTCGCGGCCCCCGGTGCGGGTGGCGGAATTCTCGTCACCAACTCCGGTGGTCGTGACTGGCTCGCCCACGACGCGCTCAGGGCCCTGCGCTCCGACATCATCACCCTCGAAGTCCTCGGTGGCACCGACGGTTCCCCCGCCGTCGACTACACCGTCAATGCGGGGCTCGGTTTCCCGTCCATCACCGGTCCCACCGATCATGCCGGCGTCGTCAACCACGTCCTGCCCGCGTGGGACGTGGTGTGTGGGCTGTATGCCGCGCTGGCCGTCGCGGCCGCCGTCCGGCACCGCGACGCCACCGGCGAGGGCACCCACATCCGCCTGCCGCTCGAGGACGTCGCGCTCGCCACCGCCGGCACGCTCGGTTACCTCACCGAAGTCCAGATCAACGGCACCGGCAGGCCGGCGACCGGAAACTCCGTCTACGGCACGTACGGAACGGATTTCACCACCAGCGACGGCGAACGGTTCATGATCGTCGCCCTCACCCCCCGCCACTTCCGTGACTTGGTCGCGGTCACCGGAACCACCGCCGCCGTGGAGGCACTCGCAACCGCACTCGACGTCGACTTCGCGCGCGACACCGATCGCTTCACCCACCGCGACGTCCTCACCGCCCTGTTCGCCCGCTGGTTCCGCGAACACACCGCAACCGAAGTGGCCGAGGCACTCTCGAAGACGTCCGTGCTCGCCAAGCGCTATCGCACCTTCGAGGAAGTCGTGAAGTCCGGTGAACTCGAGAAGAACCCGATGTTCGCCCCCCTCGACCAGCCGCGCATCGGCACCTACCTCGCCTCCGGGCACCCCGCGTCGTTCGACGGCCACTACGCCACCGTCGCACCCGCCTCCGCAGTCGGCGACGACACCGGCAGCGTGCTCCGGGACCTCCTCGGGAGCTCCGACTCCGACATCGCCAAACTCCTCGACAGCGGCATCGTCGGGGGGAAGTGACTCAGGGACGTTTGTCGTACCGGACACTCGCAGGCGGTCGCGCGTCCCGCGGTGTCTCGCGTTCGTTCGGATGTACCGGTCGGGGCTTGCCATCGGCCCGCGTCCGTACGGCCTAGCTCCGACCTCTACGAGCGTCCTTCACTTCTCGTGGCACCGGCCGCGGTCGGCGCCGGGCCCGGCGCGGTCGTGGCCCGGTGCGATCCGGACGAGCGCCGCGGGATCAGGGTGGGCATCGCGCGCCGGATCGGATCGTCGACGGGGGTGGTGGCGAGCATCAGATCGAGTGCGGTGGCTGCGATCTGGTCGAACGGGGTGCGCACCGAGGTGAGCGGGACCGGAAGACGTTGCGACAGTGGGATGTCGTTGTAGCCGACCAGGGCGACGTCGTCGCCGACGGTCAACGAGCTTCGGTGCGCGGCGGCCATGACTCCGAGCGCGAGGTTGTCGTTGGCGGCGAAGACGGCGGTCGGACGGGACGCGGAGCGGAAGAGCCGGTTCCCGGCCTCCTCGCCGTCCTCGATGCCGAACGTCGTTTCGACGATCCACTCGGGCACTTCCGCGATTCCCGCTTCCCGCAGCGCCTTTCGTGCCCCGGCCAGACGACCGACGGCGGTGGACGCGAACAACGGGCCCGACAGGACGGCGATGTCGGTGTGCCCGAGGTCGATCAGATGGCGGGTGGCGAGATAGCCGCCCGCCTCGTCGTCGCCGACCGAGGACGGACTGATCCCGTCGGTCCTGAGCACCAGCGCGTGCGGCACGCCGCGCTCCCGGAGCTCGCGCGGCAGGGGGTCGTCGCGCCGGCTCGAGGCGACGATCAGGCCGTCCAC
This genomic interval carries:
- a CDS encoding malonic semialdehyde reductase, which gives rise to MSHAISTGRGLDEAARALLYTEARTANSFAPTPVSDEELAQIWELARWAPTAANTQPLRVLFVRTDEGRARLVEHMNEGNRAKTASAPAVAVLAVDPRFHDHIPALLPFRPELRDVFEANEPMRKQTGDFNAALQAGYFILAVRSLGLAAGPMAGFDADGIDKEFFPDGQWHSTLVVNIGHPGENPWFDRLPRLDPEESVSWA
- a CDS encoding winged helix-turn-helix transcriptional regulator; its protein translation is MADDGEVTHEPRACDAALARAFTFLGKRWNGVILGVLMEGPSTFSELRRGVGGISDSVLSDRLAELAAAGLVLRSVEEGPPVSVAYELTPAGRALLPSLNALTAWARENLPA
- a CDS encoding GntR family transcriptional regulator, producing MNGRERERETEPAYQLVSKQLREHIAAGKYRGGLKLPTEFELAEQHGVSRQTVRRAFQDLVAEGIVYRVPGRGTFAAESDGRYLRQLGSIEDLMNLSTDTTMEVVSPLRRRVDIEAASRLRLDTDLVHTVVFRRRHDDTPFVLTTVYLPDEIARLVVDAPEMSEGAVSAYTIIGLLEPHLRSPIVEAAQSITVAPAPADVARELGCPEGHSMLRVDRLYSDSEGRTVELAVSYFLPEHYTYRVTLRRGGR
- a CDS encoding acyl-CoA dehydrogenase family protein, encoding MGKLNEEEAYLVETVRAFVDRDVKPTVQAVEHANEYPEKWIEQMKQIGIYGLAVPEEYGGSPVSMPCYAQVTQELARGWMSLAGAMGGHTVVAKLLSLYGTEEQKRQYLPKLATGEIRATMALTEPGGGSDLQAMSTNAKTDGDDLVISGSKTWISNARRSGLIALLCKTDPAASPKHKGISIVLVEHGPGLTVSRDLPKLGYKGVETCELSFDNYRISSDAVLGGTAGKGFAQMMKGLETGRIQVACRALGVATAALEDSLAYAQQRESFGKPIWKHQSIGNYLADMATKLTAARQLTWHAAEQYDSGDRCDMEAGMAKLYASEVAMDIALNAVRIHGGYGYSTEYDVERYFRDAPLMIVGEGTNEIQRNVIVSQLVSRGGL
- a CDS encoding HpcH/HpaI aldolase/citrate lyase family protein, with the translated sequence MQNLTRRRAVLVAPGSDERKAVKALASTADEVVLDLEDAVAPARKADARDLVRRLVRESAGSRAVSVRINALTTPWAEDDLALCASLGAALTSIVVPKAETAQDLAHADQALSGTDIGLQALVETPVGVQNIGDITRSVARLESVIIGYADLGAALGRSRSALPEHWLAIQDGVLVAARAAGIQAIDGPFLGIADDDAFRHSAAWTSALGFDGKWVIHPAQVESAASAFTPTDTAVEDARRVIDALAAAEAAGSGAAQLDGQMLDEAVAVAARRVLAQVGAQ
- a CDS encoding MaoC family dehydratase; translation: MTITQTYVGGPYFDELEVGQVFDTAPAVTLTSGLAAAHQAILGDRLRLPLDAHLSRAVTGSGDAVANPGLVCDVAIGQSTLATHHVKANLFYRGLRFHHFPHLGDTLYTRTEVVGLRENSAKPGRKPTGLAALRMTSTDQDGRTVLDFYRCAMLPLSENPDEDRVRKSDDLSAIGPQTEQSFAAPEGWDLDRYRDKVPGQHFSTDLAGTVLRSSGDVVSSAPELARLTLNIAATHHDERVGADGRLVYGGHTIGIALGQATRALPNLVTVLGWKSCDHTGPVHEGDTLTSELEIESAEALPGGGGVLHLRSLVFAHNASASDVPVLDWRFTALMA
- a CDS encoding CoA transferase, whose translation is MTAHTPLAGLRIVEVSSFIASPLCGLTLSQLGAEVIRVDPIGGSACYKRWPVTSDGESIYWTGLNRGKRSVAVDMRSPEGQQLVQQLVAAPGAGGGILVTNSGGRDWLAHDALRALRSDIITLEVLGGTDGSPAVDYTVNAGLGFPSITGPTDHAGVVNHVLPAWDVVCGLYAALAVAAAVRHRDATGEGTHIRLPLEDVALATAGTLGYLTEVQINGTGRPATGNSVYGTYGTDFTTSDGERFMIVALTPRHFRDLVAVTGTTAAVEALATALDVDFARDTDRFTHRDVLTALFARWFREHTATEVAEALSKTSVLAKRYRTFEEVVKSGELEKNPMFAPLDQPRIGTYLASGHPASFDGHYATVAPASAVGDDTGSVLRDLLGSSDSDIAKLLDSGIVGGK
- a CDS encoding LacI family DNA-binding transcriptional regulator translates to MEANGSAPQRARDGKHVVTLREVADAAGVSTSTVSRVLDDRVPPSRSATAERVRAVADQLGYRRNTFASSLRRGQTATIGVLVPRLSDTVMALMYEAISRAATRLGYFTVVATTGDNPADESDAARTLLARNVDGLIVASSRRDDPLPRELRERGVPHALVLRTDGISPSSVGDDEAGGYLATRHLIDLGHTDIAVLSGPLFASTAVGRLAGARKALREAGIAEVPEWIVETTFGIEDGEEAGNRLFRSASRPTAVFAANDNLALGVMAAAHRSSLTVGDDVALVGYNDIPLSQRLPVPLTSVRTPFDQIAATALDLMLATTPVDDPIRRAMPTLIPRRSSGSHRATTAPGPAPTAAGATRSEGRS